The Argentina anserina chromosome 5, drPotAnse1.1, whole genome shotgun sequence genome includes the window GCAAAAATGTAACAGTAGAAAAGCAGATGCTAACAGAAAATAGAATTGGGGAAACAAGCATAAACGGTGACTGAAAGAAATTTCGaaacaaccaaaaaaaaacacttgtaAGCAAACAAGAAACAGAGTTAAGTTCAGCATCTTTACCTCCTCCAGTTTTCAGCTAAGATTCCTCTCAAGCTGGAAATGCTAATTAAAATCACGATTATCATCCAGTGATACAAGGCTTTCAACGTAGAAACCAGCCCCAGTAATGGTTGGATATCCAGGAATTGATAGACCATGACCGCTCAAATCATTAGAATTGTACATTACCAACTGCTCACCTTCCTGGGAGCAGAAGAGAGCATGATTTTCTTTCCAGTAACCGAAAGGCAAGATAAAACATTCCAAGTCCGAGGAGAATTCTATTTTAGTCAAAGACTCTGCCACCCCGTATTCCTTCATAACCCAAAATTCACTATGTATTGTTAGATTGATCTCATCTACCGTTCCAGTACCATATAAAGTAGTGAAACCAAGGCTGTCATTGAAGAACAGTACTAATTTCAGTAAATCCCTTTGTCCTACATCAAAATCAGGCGGCAGTGGAATTTCCCGAACCACTGCTTCCGCTACATTGAGAGACACAATCACCCGTGTGTTATCATCCAGTCTTTTCATCACCCAATGAAGTGATCCATTAAGCAGGATCCCAGTGCTTTTAAAACCACCAGTTCTGAAGGGTAATCGCATCATTCTAGTCCAAGAACCAGTTTTCAATGCAAAGACAAATACATCCATTCCATCATCCGAGGACGTCCAATTAACCACTTTGAAATCATCAGCAGATTGATCATAACAGAACCCATCGTCACACATGAGGGTTTTACCACCAAACTGTGCAGACACAGATGGCAATTTCTTATATTTCCTAGTTGCTGGGTTAGCCACAACAAACTCCTCTGTCAACTGATCTAACAGCAACACTAGGCCACAACAGTAAGACACAACCCGCCAATATTCAGCATCCCCGAAACAACCAGGCAGTTTGATTCTAGTAACAACTAGATCACCATCATAATCATCACCTAtagcatcatcatcaccactaCAGTTAACAGTACCGTTCAGAAAGGGATGATCCTTGTAATGATCCAGAAACTGATCAAGGTTGAAAGAGTAAAGTGAATCGTATTTGTCATCAGTAAATAAGAGTTTTCTTCTCTGGTACATCAGATCCTCATTTTCAATGGTTTTTTTGGAATGCATCTTCACAAATTGGGGGTCTAAGATTAGCGAAAGCCAAGACTTGGAAACACACCTGAAGCGACATAAGTCCTTGACTGGCAACCGCGAGAGAATGTCGGATATGATATCCGACGAGAAGCTACTGCAGACCCTTGTCGGCTCGTCTGACATGGCCCTTCGCGTGGAGGACAGCAACAAATCAAGCGGAGGAGAGTGGTGGCTAGGGTTTATGTCGAGGCAAGTAATGGGGACTGAACTCTCAAGAGTGAAGAGAGCAGATGACCACACAAGTGGGGTCGTGTCAAGTAAAGATGTCGCACCTTCGTTCCCGACTTATCACTTACCTCGACCTTTGTGCTAAACATGATAAGTGGTCGATTAACAACTAACAAGGTCACTTATTGGCTCAAGACATGGATGactcttctctttttctaAAGCTATCGTCACTCAAAATATTTCTCATTTATTTCTCCAAAGTAGATATCACACTGCCATTCCTAAACTTATTAAAATGTCTTTATAAATGATTCATTCAGAAGATGATCATGTTTCAACTTGACACCATACTTTACCATCTTTATTACAAGAAACATGTGAGGCCATTTTTTTTGTGCGTGTGATGATATTAATCGTCGTAGTCTTGAATTAAAAGTAACTGACACGTTAATCTAATGTGTTGATCACACCTATTAAGTTGAAACTACATGATTATGAACGAAATATGAACAACGAATAATGAAAATTGCAGAACAATATAAACTTCAAACGCAATCAAAGGCAAGTGCAGAACTAAACTGTATGAAATTAGGTACGTGTACGTGGAAGCGTAGAAACgaattttttgaattttttttgaaactgttacgttttggaagcgtcataataaaataatatatatttatatctaaaaatatattatataaaataacaaattaattactaaaacattatagaagaacaatatgATAGATTAGCCCAATAAACATTTTGTAATGACCTAGAATAAACACAAACACTTGAATAACTAACATGATACTACTAGTGTAGCTAATCACAAATGATGCGCATCACGTTTTAGTTAATTCATCATACACCTGACAAGTTCTCTAATCACATTGACCAAGTGTGTGAAATCATTTTTCCTTGGCCAAAGCACTATGCTTGCATGGTTGGCCTGTTGGGGCGTGCGGGTCGATTAGATGATGCTATGAACCTGATCAAGAGCATGCCTATGGAACCGACCCCAATTGTATGGGTGGCCTTACTCATTGCTTGCAGGCTCCATGGAAATGTAGAACTTGGGGAATATGCTGCAGATCGGTTGACAGAGTTGGACTCAGAGAATTCGGTTCATATACATTGCTCTCAAACATATATGCCAATGCCAAGCGTTGGAAGGATGTTTCCAGGATTAGATTGTTGTTGAAACATGCAGGCATCCAAAGAGGCCAGGATGCAGTTGGGTGCAAGGAAAGAAAGGCACAACAACTTTTTTTTGTGGGTGATAGGACTCATAGTCTGAGAAAATATATGAGCTCCTTGCAGATTTGATAAAACGCATCAAAGGCATGGGTTACGTTCCTGAAACAAGCTTTGCACTTCATGATGTTGATGACGAGGAGAAAGGAGATCTTCTTTCTTAACACAGTGAGAAGTTAGCTCTGGCCTACGCAATACAACAACCCCACCAGGCGCGCCTATCAGAATTACCAAGAACTTGCGTGTTTGTGGTGATTGCCACACTGCAATGAAGTACATCTCCATGATTATTGAGCATGAAATCATATTGAGAGATCCAAGTCGCTTCCATCATTTCAAGAAAGGATCCTGCTCGTGCCGAGGCTATTGGTGATAGAAACTATACTAAGATTGGTAGTTGTGTGTTCATCTTCCATCTGTATCATCCCCCATCTGCATTAGATTG containing:
- the LOC126796047 gene encoding F-box/kelch-repeat protein At3g06240-like, encoding MSDEPTRVCSSFSSDIISDILSRLPVKDLCRFRCVSKSWLSLILDPQFVKMHSKKTIENEDLMYQRRKLLFTDDKYDSLYSFNLDQFLDHYKDHPFLNGTVNCSGDDDAIGDDYDGDLVVTRIKLPGCFGDAEYWRVVSYCCGLVLLLDQLTEEFVVANPATRKYKKLPSVSAQFGGKTLMCDDGFCYDQSADDFKVVNWTSSDDGMDVFVFALKTGSWTRMMRLPFRTGGFKSTGILLNGSLHWVMKRLDDNTRVIVSLNVAEAVVREIPLPPDFDVGQRDLLKLVLFFNDSLGFTTLYGTGTVDEINLTIHSEFWVMKEYGVAESLTKIEFSSDLECFILPFGYWKENHALFCSQEGEQLVMYNSNDLSGHGLSIPGYPTITGAGFYVESLVSLDDNRDFN